A single Bacillus sp. HMF5848 DNA region contains:
- a CDS encoding glycerate kinase: MRIIIAPDSFKGSLSALQAGVIIHDAFKMELPLADMEVIPMADGGEGTLENVVYAAGGQLLQCEVTGPLGSKIMAKYGILRDNKTVVIEIAQIAGLTLVRSDKRNPLHTTTYGIGEVIKLAIHEGYRKFLIGLGGSATNDGGLGMLQALGVSFYNKDNLHVLPFGYSVAKVTGVDYTTMMPEVKECVFEIASDVDNPLCGVKGASATFGPQKGATPDMVLQLDSALANYASIIEEHLGRSMQFKGGAGAAGGLGFAFLTLGAEIVSGAELVAKASMLPEKIKQADWIITGEGQSDYQTLFGKVPGYIGKEASKHNVKAILVSGSLGKGYEDLYNYFVSCESIAVGPSSLQECINHAESLLFKKARNIARMLNTK; this comes from the coding sequence ATGCGAATCATTATAGCACCAGACTCTTTTAAAGGAAGTCTTTCTGCATTACAAGCCGGTGTTATTATTCATGATGCTTTTAAAATGGAGCTTCCGTTAGCTGATATGGAAGTAATTCCAATGGCAGATGGAGGGGAAGGTACGTTAGAAAATGTAGTGTATGCAGCAGGGGGACAGCTTTTACAATGTGAGGTAACGGGTCCATTAGGATCAAAAATAATGGCAAAGTATGGAATTCTAAGAGACAACAAAACAGTAGTAATAGAAATAGCTCAAATAGCAGGTTTGACTCTTGTACGTAGCGATAAACGCAACCCTCTGCATACAACGACATATGGAATTGGTGAGGTGATTAAGCTCGCTATTCATGAAGGGTATAGAAAGTTTTTAATTGGTTTAGGAGGAAGTGCCACAAATGATGGTGGCTTAGGGATGCTTCAAGCGTTAGGTGTATCATTCTATAATAAAGATAATCTACATGTGTTGCCCTTTGGCTATTCTGTTGCAAAAGTCACTGGAGTTGATTACACGACTATGATGCCTGAAGTAAAAGAGTGTGTGTTTGAGATTGCTAGTGATGTAGATAATCCTTTATGTGGTGTTAAAGGCGCTTCTGCCACCTTCGGGCCGCAAAAAGGTGCCACACCTGATATGGTCCTTCAATTAGATAGTGCTTTAGCAAATTACGCTTCTATTATAGAAGAACACCTTGGGAGAAGCATGCAATTTAAAGGGGGCGCAGGGGCAGCTGGTGGGCTTGGTTTTGCTTTTTTAACGCTTGGGGCAGAAATTGTATCAGGGGCAGAGCTTGTCGCTAAAGCTTCTATGTTACCTGAAAAAATAAAACAAGCAGATTGGATTATTACGGGAGAAGGACAGAGTGATTATCAAACATTGTTCGGAAAAGTACCTGGGTACATTGGAAAAGAAGCGAGCAAACATAATGTTAAAGCAATATTAGTTTCTGGTAGCCTGGGGAAAGGATATGAGGATCTATATAATTACTTTGTGAGCTGTGAATCAATAGCGGTCGGTCCGTCAAGCTTACAGGAATGTATCAATCATGCAGAAAGTCTTCTGTTTAAAAAGGCTCGAAACATCGCGAGAATGTTAAATACAAAATAA
- the purU gene encoding formyltetrahydrofolate deformylase has product MNNQPQETKNLARLLISCPDKTGIISQVSTFLFQQGANIMDSDQHTTEEGQFFWRLEFEFGHDSLRKLTEEFSYIAKTASMKWTMKLSSERKRIALFVTKEDHCLLELLYEWQAGDLQADICAIVSNHQSLKLYADQVHIPFYYIPVAKDTKWECEQEQLAILRENNIDTIVLAKYMQILSPTFVAQFPNQIINIHHSFLPAFVGARPYEQAFHRGVKLIGATSHYVTNDLDEGPIIEQGVDRVTHKHSVAQLKRIGKNIERTVLAKAVKWHVEDRVIVHGNKTIVFT; this is encoded by the coding sequence ATGAACAATCAGCCACAAGAAACTAAAAATCTAGCAAGGTTACTTATTTCTTGTCCGGATAAAACGGGAATTATTTCACAAGTATCAACTTTTTTATTTCAACAAGGTGCTAATATAATGGACTCTGACCAGCATACAACTGAGGAAGGACAATTTTTCTGGCGATTGGAATTTGAGTTTGGGCACGATTCTCTCAGGAAGCTCACAGAAGAGTTTAGTTACATTGCAAAGACTGCCTCCATGAAGTGGACAATGAAGCTAAGCAGTGAACGAAAGCGTATAGCGTTATTTGTGACAAAAGAAGATCATTGTTTATTAGAATTGTTGTATGAATGGCAAGCAGGAGATTTACAGGCGGATATTTGTGCTATTGTGAGTAATCATCAATCCCTAAAGCTGTATGCAGATCAAGTACATATACCGTTTTATTACATTCCGGTTGCTAAGGATACGAAGTGGGAATGCGAGCAAGAGCAGTTAGCCATATTACGTGAAAATAATATTGATACGATCGTACTTGCAAAATATATGCAAATTCTTTCGCCAACCTTTGTTGCACAGTTTCCTAATCAGATCATTAACATCCATCATTCTTTTTTACCGGCTTTTGTTGGAGCGCGCCCGTATGAGCAGGCTTTTCATAGAGGGGTAAAGCTTATAGGTGCAACTTCGCATTATGTAACGAATGATTTAGATGAAGGTCCTATTATAGAACAAGGGGTAGATAGGGTTACACACAAACATAGTGTTGCACAATTAAAGCGCATTGGGAAAAACATAGAAAGAACAGTTTTAGCAAAAGCTGTGAAATGGCATGTAGAGGACCGAGTCATTGTGCACGGTAATAAAACAATTGTATTCACATAG
- a CDS encoding MATE family efflux transporter — MEQTFSISEKIKQIIILLIPILITQLGMFSMVLFNTIMSGKYNPSDLAGVAIGSAVWTPIFTGLSGILLAVSPIAAQYFGEKRNRDVSLVVTNGIYLALGIAVAVILLGAILLNPILNNMDLDDNVRITAYKYLVGLSFGIIPLFIFNVLRSFVYALGKTRVVMVILLVVLPINFLLNYVFIFGNWGVPELGGAGAGYATSITYWLILILTLIYIKNHEIFNQYVSLKYFRSFSWSKCLEILKIGVPMGLSIFFETSMFAVVTILISKYNVTTIAAYQSALNIVSFLYMIPLSISMALTVLVGYEVGAKRQKDARAYSWLGIGLSVVIALSTGLFVVLFRYQVAGFYSNEEAVIQLIGHFLIYAIFFQISDAIQATAQAALRGYKDVNVSFVMTLIAYWIICIPLGYVLAHYTSLGATGYWIGLTVGLLVAGVCLSLRLVYVQKKTLHYGNGCIG, encoded by the coding sequence ATGGAGCAAACCTTTTCTATTTCAGAAAAAATCAAACAAATTATAATTCTACTTATTCCGATTTTAATTACACAGCTAGGCATGTTTTCTATGGTTCTTTTTAATACAATCATGTCAGGAAAGTATAATCCATCCGATTTAGCAGGGGTTGCTATAGGCTCAGCTGTTTGGACACCGATTTTTACCGGGCTAAGCGGTATATTATTAGCTGTATCCCCTATAGCTGCTCAATACTTTGGTGAAAAAAGAAACCGTGATGTATCACTAGTGGTAACTAATGGTATATATTTAGCGCTAGGCATTGCTGTAGCAGTCATATTGCTTGGTGCCATTTTATTAAACCCAATATTAAATAATATGGACCTAGACGATAACGTACGGATAACTGCGTATAAATACTTAGTTGGCTTAAGCTTTGGAATTATCCCCTTGTTTATATTTAACGTGCTACGTTCGTTTGTATATGCATTAGGGAAAACACGAGTGGTAATGGTGATCTTACTAGTCGTACTACCCATTAACTTCCTATTAAATTATGTATTTATCTTTGGGAATTGGGGGGTACCCGAGCTTGGTGGTGCAGGTGCTGGATATGCTACATCAATTACTTATTGGCTAATTTTAATATTAACTCTTATTTATATAAAAAATCACGAGATATTTAACCAATATGTTAGTCTAAAATACTTCCGTTCTTTTTCCTGGAGTAAATGCTTAGAAATTTTAAAAATAGGAGTCCCTATGGGGTTATCTATTTTTTTTGAAACAAGTATGTTTGCCGTTGTTACTATTTTGATTAGTAAATATAATGTTACAACTATAGCAGCCTACCAATCTGCTTTAAATATTGTCTCATTTTTATATATGATTCCATTAAGTATTTCAATGGCTTTAACTGTTCTCGTAGGGTACGAGGTCGGTGCTAAAAGGCAGAAGGATGCACGTGCCTACAGCTGGCTTGGTATTGGTTTATCTGTTGTAATCGCGTTAAGTACAGGACTTTTTGTAGTGTTGTTTCGCTATCAAGTCGCTGGTTTTTATTCAAATGAAGAGGCTGTTATTCAACTAATCGGTCACTTTCTTATTTATGCGATATTTTTTCAGATATCTGATGCTATTCAAGCAACAGCTCAAGCTGCCCTACGTGGGTATAAAGATGTTAATGTGTCTTTTGTGATGACCCTCATTGCTTATTGGATTATCTGTATTCCTTTAGGTTATGTGCTTGCTCATTATACAAGCTTAGGCGCAACAGGCTACTGGATTGGTCTAACTGTCGGCTTGTTAGTGGCTGGTGTTTGTTTGTCGCTAAGATTAGTGTACGTTCAAAAAAAGACATTACACTACGGAAATGGCTGCATAGGATAA
- a CDS encoding efflux RND transporter permease subunit, with protein MMEWVLKRSKIVMIFLLLLILIGLLTFFQLPQRDVPEIMPNVATVKTVYPGASPDEVERNVTNIIEERIEDLDGLKDMSSTSAQGFSNIVLEFEDNINKDAVFSDLQQKVSDAALQFPDQAQEPDVNTGLSPSAVASYMITTNNHAVLAQLKQEMERWEEKITAISGVEKVQVKGVTDEEIVISLNAVALKTNGIQAGQVIQAIQSEFAPNSIGKQEKNNQSYLLDLNTYQSVADIEKVIVGLNNASLPITVGQLGKVAIVPKETVDLVTYKGKPAISFTILAKKGVDIPSLQASITPVINQLSKEIPDTYSVEPFYIQSELVEDVFNNLTASFAISILAVVAIMLLGLSPAAAILVAVSIPLSILIGLIPVPYMGVDLNQISIIGMIIAIGILVDDAIVANENIQRRYLLGDRPFTGAVNGIREIRYSIITSSLMIVFSFFPLTFLSGSGGSFIRALPTGLIFTIIGSTIMALTFIPIITYWTQKRRVKKEQTKRFSGGLLHKPFLKLEAFYSEKVLKGIIKRPVIVSIVGLLACVLLASLGTKIPFEFFPAADREEVTITATFPNGTLLETTFENLQEMENTILQDETIRETAVFAGTGHPGLFTSIISNTGGNTGQLIVRVNKDISSTSDMLANWEQKLRDMYPEAVLLFERIEAGPPVGAPVAIEISGPNMAVLSDIADTLKYQFEELDETKLVTLDVGTPQPVIHYDLDRSLLTYYGISTQVVSEQLQLAHQGIPLGTFDDGVERRDLKLEVQTSFNEVDLSLMEIPVRNANTATITLDSIVTEVESSQLQQIPHKNGERTILLRAYPKNDVESNFEDKALALADDVKDSLAMDYTLVVGGETSERTDFFIEVTKLFIIVLFLIYLVIVVQFNSLSMPFLILSSVFLSTTGAILGLFFTNTPLSFLAVLGIVSLSGVSVRNSIILIEFFEQRLRDGYNIGDAIVDAGRARIRPIILTSLTSIVALLPIAINGDVLFKPLAISIVSGLMFSTALTLILVPAFYLTLRRLRPSASTVNEIE; from the coding sequence ATGATGGAATGGGTTTTAAAACGTTCTAAAATTGTTATGATTTTTCTTTTGTTACTTATACTTATAGGTCTTTTAACTTTTTTTCAATTACCACAACGAGATGTACCAGAAATTATGCCAAACGTTGCAACAGTTAAAACGGTATATCCCGGGGCCTCACCTGATGAGGTTGAGCGTAACGTTACCAATATTATTGAGGAGAGAATAGAAGACCTTGATGGGTTAAAGGACATGTCGTCCACATCTGCACAAGGATTCTCAAATATTGTGTTAGAGTTTGAAGACAACATAAACAAAGATGCTGTTTTTTCAGACTTACAACAGAAAGTATCTGACGCAGCTTTACAATTCCCTGACCAGGCGCAGGAACCTGATGTAAATACAGGTTTAAGCCCCTCTGCTGTTGCATCATATATGATTACAACAAACAATCATGCAGTTCTAGCTCAATTAAAACAAGAAATGGAACGATGGGAAGAAAAAATTACTGCTATTTCTGGGGTTGAAAAGGTTCAAGTTAAAGGAGTTACTGACGAAGAAATTGTTATCTCACTGAATGCTGTTGCTTTAAAAACGAATGGCATCCAAGCCGGTCAGGTTATTCAAGCGATTCAGAGTGAATTTGCGCCGAATTCTATCGGAAAGCAAGAGAAGAATAATCAATCCTATTTACTCGATTTAAATACGTACCAATCAGTTGCAGATATTGAAAAAGTGATTGTTGGGCTTAATAACGCGAGTCTACCTATAACAGTAGGTCAACTAGGTAAGGTAGCTATTGTCCCTAAAGAAACCGTAGATTTAGTTACTTATAAAGGTAAGCCGGCTATATCCTTCACAATCCTTGCTAAAAAAGGCGTGGATATACCGTCATTACAAGCAAGTATTACACCAGTAATTAATCAGCTGTCAAAAGAAATCCCTGATACATATTCTGTGGAACCTTTTTATATTCAAAGTGAATTAGTAGAGGATGTATTTAATAATTTAACTGCTTCTTTTGCTATTTCTATTTTGGCGGTTGTCGCTATTATGCTATTAGGTTTATCACCGGCAGCGGCTATTTTAGTGGCAGTATCAATACCTTTATCAATATTAATAGGATTAATCCCGGTTCCATATATGGGGGTTGATTTAAACCAAATTTCCATTATAGGAATGATCATTGCAATAGGAATACTTGTAGATGATGCAATTGTGGCAAACGAAAATATACAGAGACGTTATTTATTAGGTGATCGTCCCTTCACAGGAGCGGTGAACGGCATTAGGGAGATTCGCTATTCTATCATTACATCCTCCTTAATGATTGTGTTTAGCTTTTTCCCACTTACCTTCTTATCAGGGAGTGGAGGTAGCTTTATCCGAGCTTTACCGACAGGACTAATCTTCACCATTATCGGCTCGACTATAATGGCTCTAACATTTATACCAATCATTACGTATTGGACTCAAAAGAGACGCGTAAAAAAAGAACAAACAAAACGATTCTCAGGTGGATTGTTACACAAACCGTTTTTAAAGTTAGAGGCATTTTATTCGGAAAAGGTTTTAAAAGGTATCATAAAACGACCGGTTATTGTAAGTATTGTCGGTTTGCTAGCTTGTGTACTATTAGCATCATTAGGAACTAAGATTCCATTTGAGTTTTTCCCAGCAGCTGACCGTGAGGAAGTGACCATTACCGCTACATTCCCAAACGGCACACTATTAGAAACAACTTTTGAGAACCTACAAGAAATGGAAAATACAATTCTGCAGGATGAGACCATTAGAGAAACAGCTGTGTTTGCAGGTACCGGGCACCCTGGCTTATTTACATCTATCATTTCTAACACAGGGGGAAATACTGGGCAACTCATTGTTCGTGTAAACAAAGACATCTCGTCCACTTCAGACATGCTTGCAAATTGGGAGCAAAAGCTACGAGACATGTATCCCGAGGCTGTACTATTGTTCGAGCGTATTGAAGCTGGCCCTCCAGTTGGTGCCCCAGTCGCGATCGAAATTAGTGGACCAAATATGGCTGTCCTATCAGATATAGCAGATACACTGAAATATCAATTTGAAGAGCTCGACGAAACGAAACTAGTTACTCTTGATGTTGGTACACCACAGCCTGTTATTCATTACGATTTAGACCGTTCACTGTTAACTTATTACGGTATTTCTACACAAGTCGTAAGTGAACAGCTACAACTTGCTCATCAAGGTATTCCGCTCGGAACTTTTGATGACGGAGTTGAACGAAGAGATTTAAAGTTGGAAGTACAAACGAGCTTTAATGAAGTAGACTTATCATTAATGGAGATACCTGTGCGAAATGCTAATACAGCTACGATTACTCTTGATAGTATTGTCACGGAGGTTGAATCATCTCAGTTGCAGCAAATCCCACATAAAAACGGAGAACGCACTATTCTTTTACGAGCGTATCCAAAGAACGATGTTGAATCTAACTTTGAAGATAAAGCACTGGCTCTAGCTGATGATGTAAAGGATTCACTTGCAATGGATTACACACTCGTAGTTGGTGGGGAAACCTCTGAACGAACAGATTTCTTTATTGAGGTAACAAAGCTATTTATTATCGTATTATTTCTAATTTATTTAGTTATTGTTGTTCAATTCAATTCACTATCAATGCCATTTTTGATTTTAAGTTCTGTATTTTTGTCAACAACAGGTGCCATTTTAGGGTTGTTTTTTACGAATACCCCTTTAAGCTTTTTAGCCGTTTTAGGTATTGTGTCTCTGTCCGGGGTATCTGTAAGAAACTCCATCATTTTAATAGAATTTTTCGAGCAACGTCTTCGTGATGGATATAATATTGGTGACGCTATTGTTGATGCCGGACGTGCACGCATCCGACCGATTATATTAACATCACTTACATCGATTGTGGCTTTGTTACCGATTGCCATTAATGGTGACGTATTGTTTAAGCCGTTGGCCATTTCAATCGTCTCTGGTCTAATGTTCTCTACTGCCTTGACACTAATTCTTGTTCCTGCTTTTTACTTAACATTACGGCGATTACGGCCAAGTGCGAGCACTGTGAATGAAATAGAATAA
- a CDS encoding thioesterase family protein — protein MSYPGFKFSYELRVRYSEIDGQKIVFNAHYLTYIDVAMTEYFRNLLGCDWVQGLHKVPFNPVLVKSTIHYKSSAKLDDLLQIHARTTHIGNSSFTMTYKITRNQEELIDAEIVYVNYDEKNGSSAPLPDTIKEKIAIFEGY, from the coding sequence GTGAGTTATCCTGGTTTTAAATTTTCATACGAATTACGAGTACGCTACTCAGAAATAGATGGGCAAAAAATCGTCTTTAATGCTCATTACTTAACTTATATTGATGTAGCAATGACAGAGTATTTTCGGAATTTATTAGGCTGTGATTGGGTCCAAGGACTGCATAAAGTACCATTTAATCCCGTACTTGTTAAAAGTACTATTCACTACAAAAGCTCTGCGAAATTAGATGATCTGTTACAAATACACGCTCGTACAACACATATTGGAAATTCAAGCTTTACAATGACCTATAAAATAACACGCAATCAAGAAGAGTTAATTGACGCCGAGATAGTTTACGTGAACTACGATGAAAAAAATGGATCTTCAGCTCCGCTACCAGACACGATCAAAGAAAAAATAGCTATATTTGAAGGATATTAA
- a CDS encoding acetamidase/formamidase family protein, with protein MIHRLELHTDILHGTFSNNYNPILTVKSGDSILVQTPDIEWGYSKKKGQERIIYQSREHEDKPGHPMIGPIAIEGAKRGMVLEVRLNNVVPGWYGRNWAGGIENWQNTKLQLTSSERIRLDWKLNTTTMTGSCQIGTKQFHVGLNPFIGLMGVAPAEDGVHITSPPRYCGGNIDCKELGRGSSLFLPIAVDSALFSIGDGHAAQGDGEVSGTAIECPMDLVDFTLIVHENMNLQMPRANTSAGWITFGFHEDLNEACAIALDEIALLIMDIHSVSKPEALALASVTVDLRITQVVNGSKGVHAILPHGAIR; from the coding sequence ATGATACACAGATTGGAATTACATACGGATATTCTACACGGTACATTTTCTAATAATTATAACCCGATCTTAACAGTAAAGTCAGGTGATAGTATTCTTGTACAGACACCGGATATTGAATGGGGCTACTCTAAGAAAAAGGGGCAAGAAAGAATCATTTATCAATCTCGAGAACATGAGGATAAACCGGGGCATCCTATGATTGGACCTATCGCTATTGAAGGTGCAAAGCGAGGAATGGTTTTAGAGGTACGGCTAAACAACGTTGTTCCTGGCTGGTACGGTCGAAATTGGGCTGGAGGAATAGAAAACTGGCAAAACACAAAGCTCCAGCTAACAAGTTCAGAACGCATTCGGCTTGACTGGAAATTAAATACGACAACGATGACAGGCTCCTGTCAAATCGGAACGAAGCAATTTCATGTCGGTTTAAATCCTTTTATTGGTTTAATGGGGGTTGCACCTGCTGAAGATGGTGTTCATATCACATCACCGCCTAGATATTGCGGCGGAAACATAGATTGTAAGGAATTAGGTAGAGGAAGCAGTCTATTTTTACCTATCGCGGTGGATTCAGCTCTATTTTCTATCGGAGATGGACATGCAGCACAAGGAGATGGGGAGGTTTCAGGGACCGCCATTGAATGCCCTATGGATTTAGTTGATTTCACGTTGATTGTTCATGAAAATATGAATCTTCAAATGCCACGAGCAAATACATCTGCTGGTTGGATTACTTTCGGTTTCCACGAAGATTTAAATGAAGCTTGTGCTATCGCACTTGACGAAATAGCACTATTAATAATGGACATTCATTCTGTTTCAAAGCCTGAGGCGCTAGCGTTAGCAAGTGTCACTGTAGATTTACGAATAACTCAAGTAGTAAATGGAAGTAAAGGCGTACATGCAATCCTTCCTCATGGAGCAATTCGCTAA
- a CDS encoding DUF1292 domain-containing protein produces the protein MSVEIGDELLIGEEGNEETFEVVFTTEMNNNKYIVVALLEDLENASEDIMITAFRYTEDSEGTIIYDELESEDEWNEIESRFISYQEELDNETYSG, from the coding sequence ATGTCTGTTGAAATTGGTGATGAGCTTTTAATTGGTGAAGAAGGCAATGAAGAAACCTTTGAAGTTGTATTTACTACCGAGATGAATAATAATAAATATATCGTAGTAGCACTGCTTGAAGACTTAGAAAATGCTTCAGAGGATATCATGATTACAGCATTTCGTTATACTGAGGATTCTGAAGGTACAATTATTTATGATGAACTCGAATCAGAAGATGAATGGAATGAAATTGAATCAAGGTTTATCTCTTATCAAGAAGAGTTAGACAACGAAACATATTCCGGATAA
- a CDS encoding flavodoxin domain-containing protein, which yields MNTIILYATKHGTTKHSAQLLRDKIGDNVYLVNILIDPIPSLDDFENVIIGGSIYFGKIQQEVTDLANNYLPQLLNKKVGLFICAGHKDENILQQELVDSFPKELYEHAVSKEIFGYQYDFKQLNFLEKLIIRTVAGIKSSTGKIYDANIERFADAIKK from the coding sequence ATGAATACTATTATTTTATATGCTACAAAACATGGTACAACTAAGCACAGTGCTCAACTATTACGTGATAAAATTGGGGATAATGTATACCTTGTAAACATACTAATTGACCCGATTCCCTCTCTAGATGATTTTGAAAACGTAATAATCGGTGGTTCCATTTACTTCGGAAAGATTCAACAAGAGGTTACTGACTTAGCTAATAATTACCTTCCACAGCTTTTAAACAAAAAGGTTGGATTATTTATTTGTGCAGGCCATAAAGACGAAAATATTCTACAGCAAGAGTTAGTGGACTCCTTCCCTAAAGAACTCTATGAGCATGCGGTATCGAAAGAAATTTTTGGGTATCAATATGACTTCAAACAATTAAACTTCCTTGAAAAATTAATTATCCGTACAGTTGCAGGTATTAAATCTAGCACTGGTAAGATTTATGATGCAAACATTGAACGTTTCGCTGACGCTATAAAAAAATAA
- a CDS encoding LacI family DNA-binding transcriptional regulator, translating to MPTIADVAKLAGLSRTTVSRVINNHPYVTEEKRKLVQMAMKELGYVPNSSARSLRSQRTKTIAVLIPRIMNPFFSSLIEAMEMEATDRGYQLIVCQTHYSPQRELNYMKLLQTKQVDGVILASIQNEWDMLKPFLEYGPVVMCNEFEENVNVPVVKLNQLQGGYILTKYLLQQGHRKIAYCCGGYRSNVARYREKGFRKALSEYGISFDETLAFRNAYNIEDGRTVFREIASMSSKPSAVFSGGDEVAAGIISEAKRQGWRIPEDLAVAGFDNQEISKIIEPTITTVHQPVELIGTTAVNMLIKQIHSPVHTVDNREFPLELIERESTRGNAVIRV from the coding sequence ATGCCTACTATAGCAGATGTTGCAAAGCTTGCGGGACTTTCACGCACAACGGTATCACGTGTCATTAACAATCATCCATATGTCACAGAGGAAAAGAGAAAGTTAGTTCAGATGGCAATGAAGGAGTTAGGATATGTCCCTAATTCTTCTGCAAGAAGTCTAAGGAGTCAACGAACGAAGACAATTGCTGTTCTTATTCCGAGGATTATGAATCCTTTCTTCAGTTCTCTAATAGAAGCGATGGAAATGGAAGCTACCGATAGAGGTTACCAGCTCATTGTTTGTCAAACACATTATAGTCCACAACGAGAGTTAAACTATATGAAACTCTTACAGACGAAGCAAGTTGATGGTGTTATATTAGCTTCCATTCAAAATGAATGGGATATGTTAAAACCATTTCTTGAATATGGACCTGTTGTAATGTGTAATGAGTTCGAAGAAAACGTAAATGTACCGGTAGTAAAGTTAAACCAGCTTCAGGGTGGTTACATACTTACTAAATACCTATTACAGCAAGGTCATAGAAAAATAGCTTATTGTTGTGGTGGATATCGAAGTAACGTGGCCCGTTATCGTGAGAAAGGGTTTCGCAAAGCATTAAGTGAATACGGAATTAGCTTTGATGAAACACTCGCTTTTCGTAACGCTTATAACATTGAAGATGGTAGGACAGTATTTCGCGAAATTGCTTCAATGTCATCTAAACCGTCAGCCGTGTTTTCTGGTGGTGACGAAGTAGCTGCAGGTATTATTTCGGAAGCAAAGCGTCAAGGATGGCGTATTCCAGAGGATTTAGCTGTTGCAGGCTTTGATAACCAAGAGATTTCAAAAATTATAGAACCTACTATTACAACCGTGCATCAACCAGTAGAGTTAATTGGGACAACAGCAGTTAATATGTTAATAAAGCAAATTCATTCTCCCGTGCATACTGTTGATAACAGAGAGTTTCCGTTAGAGTTGATCGAAAGAGAATCAACGAGAGGAAATGCCGTAATTAGAGTGTAA